The window GCTTGGTCATGACACGGATTCCCTGAACATGATGTTGTTAATTCTCTTTCCTCGAGTCAAAACAATCTCAACGTGTCTGGAGCACGAGTCAGGCAACTCACTGAGGGCATAAGCATTCCGATTGATACTCCAACAAGCGCAGCCATGACGGCGCTGACTGCAAACTCCTTGCCGAACCAAACCCCAAGCTCCAGCCCGATTGCACTGAGCAGGTATATCGTCACCATGACCTTTTCTCCCACATATCCGGTGATCCAGCCCAGTCCGAAGCGGCCAGCCGTGAGACCAATCCAGAAGCCCGAAGTAGCCAGAGAGGAGGCCGTAGGCGAGCCGTTGCGAACGTTCATCATAAAGGTCAGAAGCCAACCTCCAATAGTGACCTCAGATCCCACATAGAGAAccatgaagagagagaacgtCAAAGTCACCTAGTCAGCGTCAGTGATACATCAACCTGGTTCTACAACCAAAGTGAGATAATACCCGATTTTTCAAGACTTTGAGAGTCCCTGCTTGTGCATTGGGCGACGGAGTCGCGTTCCGTCGACGGAATCCCGACCCAGTATCATCCCAAAATGAAGTCGTTACGCCTATACAGGCAAGACAAGCCAAGCTCATCTAGATAGATGAGAGCATGTGAGCTGACAGTTCTTCTATACGAAACAGGGCGATTCAACTCACCATTAGACCTGGATTGTGTTAGTTCGACGCAGCAACAAGGGCGACGTTGATTTGGAATATCACTTACAGTAGAAGATCCACCAATTTTCCACTTTGGTCGCAATTCTGGATATCTGAAATAACCCGCATGAATACAACAAACTCACAACATTCGAGAGAGGTGCGCGCAACATACCAGAATTGGAGACAGCGTTGCACCCGCGCCCCAAAACCCATGCAGAAATCCCAGCAGCGTGCTTCCTTGAACCAGGCCTCCAAACCAGCTATTCCAGCTTCCATTCATCAAGCCGCTCCCAAACCCCGTCAATACAAGGAGACAGACTACAACCGGAAATGGAGGATGCTGCGAGATGCCCAAATACGCCAGGACATAGGCACCAGTTGCCGTCAGTGCGACACCACGCCTTCCAGCTATGGCATGGAGACGGTTGGATGTGAAGGAGGCAAGCACACAGCCTACCATGGGGCTGAGAAACATGAGGGAGACGATTGAGTGAGGCAGATGGTAGTATTTTTCAAAGAGCGGCACCATGGCACCCGGCGCGCCGTCATTCATGCCATAGAcgagaaaggcaaagaagcacGACAGCACACGGTACTTGTTCCTGGGTGGATCGTTCCATCTCTGGGCCGTGGAGACGGCACTTTCAGGTGGTAAGGCTGATTCGGCATCGTGGACCGAAGGCTCGGGGAACGGAGCTGGGAGATCCGGACCAGAAGATCGACGCGGGATGGAAGCTATGGGGGCTGGTGGGGAGACCggttggaggaggatggtctctgtctctgctgtGACGAGTTCCGTCTTAGACATGGCGTGTGTATGTGTGGTAAGTTAGTACATAGGTATATATATGCCCACAGTTCGTATACTGATTTTTAAACCacactctctttctttcgATAAAATTATATACTACAATTGACAAAGTCCAAGTGAAACTGAATTATATAAACCACGAGACACAGCAGCTCATTTTAAAGTCCAAGCTAGCCGGCGTTCAATTCATCCGCGTATTATCCAAACCCAGCACTTCCACACTAGATTCGGCAGCTCCCCGATTCTCCGCCATCGGTGAATAAGCAGCCCTGCGTGTGACCTGAATTGCCGACACTCCCCGACAGGATGTCGATGCCTTTTGGCTTGCAGTAGTTAAGATTTTCGGTAACTTGCTAGGCATGCTCGGTGAACGATGGGCGTCGGGAAGGTTATTACGAAAGTATTACGAAAAATATGGCTGATCGTGTGATGAGACGGAGAAATTGAATGTTTGTCGGGGAATTACTGATTGGTTCTTCTTTGTTATTGGGAGGATTtaagatgatgctgatggtgatggattgTTTGTTGAAGGGTTTTGTGATAGTTAATGTGCTAGATGACGAAAATTTATCACGGGACGTTATGCGGATGAATTGTTGGCTTCGGGCTGACGAATGGGAAGGTTGTGGATTCGTTTGATTTGATTCAAGGATAAGGATTGACTTAGTATCCATTGATAGGAGTTAGTTGATTGAGGCGGTGATGTGATCCATGAGACTGCCTTGACTACATTGAGCACTTCGTTGTTTAGCGAACGGCCTCCCATCGACTAGCAGAAGCTTTCCTGCTTACTACTAGGTAATGTAGGATGATTGCTTGAAAACAAACCGAAACTTTGTAACGTACCTTTTCCAAGATGCTATTATACTTGATACAAACTGCGTGAGTACATTGACTATTCAGTCTAGTCGATTCTGCCTGCAATGCCCCTTTTTCGCTTTTTTGCGGCACTACTGTTTGTCCGTCTGTTTGCCCTAACCGTGAATCATCGGATCAAAGTTGAGCAAGTTTTTGTTTCGACACTACACGATCAGTTTCCATTCACCCTTCATTGCTAGGGAAGACATTAGCAAAgtttcaacatcatctcgGATAGCCCACTTACCTGTTCTTCACCTGTTCCATCTCAAAGTCTAGAAGAAGCAACATCACCTTTTCGTCGTCAAATCCCCTGACTCCTCAACTCTTTTGTTCCAACCATCTCGTATCAGATAACCCAAAAGACATCGCTTTTTCCTCTACCAGATCCAATCAATTCAGACAGACAGCTTCCAAACGATGCGCATCTTTTCCGCTCCCAAGCCTCAAGAGAGACTATCGCTCGTCACGAGTATTCAATTCGTCGTCAAACTCGAGTTTCTCACCCCGCCGGTCTCTGACGAGCAAACTGTGCCTGATCGCGACCGCAGCTTCCACTACTTTGCCTCTGCGCTCCAAGACGGCGGCCTCCAAGCCGCATTTCTCctagaagagaagaacaagaaggaagagaacTACCCCGAAGCCAAAGACCAAggcaatgacaatgacaatgacaaagACACAGACGGCCAAATGACTGAAAACCAGCTCCTCGCCCAGGCACCCAGGGGAAGTATTATCAAGACCAAGCACAACGGCAACATGTTCATCATGAGCCCCCAATCATCCATCCCCTGGATCAAGGCCGGCGCCAAAGACAACCCTCTCCTGAGATACTGGCTGATCAATCCCGATAGCAACATCAGTGGTCATGGTCAACACGAGACCTGGCATCCCACCGCGCTCACCAGCCCGATCCTGCGAGAATCAGAGGCCAACAATCTGTTTCCGGGGCTCAACACCGCCATTTATACCATCTGGACAGCGCATTCAGCAAGAGTGCATATCAACGATAGCTGCGGTTTGCACGTCCACGTTAGCCCGGCTGTTGTCCCATCTCCTACTCAGGGAGTTGCTCAGGGGCTACTTCAAGGACAAAACCACCATGGACAAAGACAGGATCTGACAGCTCTCCAGGTTCAACGCGTCGCCACGCTCGTGGTCGTTCTCGAAAACAGTCTTCTATTCCATGTGTGCTCGCCTCACCGCCGCCAAATCCATACCCAACTCATCGCTGCTTCAGGCCTTGCCTATGCGACAAACTCTCCAGCTTGCCCCCTCGCAGAAGCCAAT of the Trichoderma breve strain T069 chromosome 4, whole genome shotgun sequence genome contains:
- a CDS encoding major facilitator superfamily domain-containing protein, producing the protein MSKTELVTAETETILLQPVSPPAPIASIPRRSSGPDLPAPFPEPSVHDAESALPPESAVSTAQRWNDPPRNKYRVLSCFFAFLVYGMNDGAPGAMVPLFEKYYHLPHSIVSLMFLSPMVGCVLASFTSNRLHAIAGRRGVALTATGAYVLAYLGISQHPPFPVVVCLLVLTGFGSGLMNGSWNSWFGGLVQGSTLLGFLHGFWGAGATLSPILISRIATKVENWWIFYCLMMSLACLACIGVTTSFWDDTGSGFRRRNATPSPNAQAGTLKVLKNRVTLTFSLFMVLYVGSEVTIGGWLLTFMMNVRNGSPTASSLATSGFWIGLTAGRFGLGWITGYVGEKVMVTIYLLSAIGLELGVWFGKEFAVSAVMAALVGVSIGMLMPSGIRVMTKLLPPEKHLVSVGFATAFAVSGSAVFPFAVGALAEAYGVEVLQPVALALFGLQLVLWLFISRGKFKV